Proteins from one Flavobacterium sp. N2038 genomic window:
- a CDS encoding UpxY family transcription antiterminator has protein sequence MNWYVIYTKPKWEKKVAEKLNQVGIECYCPLITQVKQWSDRKKKVEVPLFNSYVFVHLNDTDRNSVFQVSGVIRYLFWLGKPAIVKDEEISVIKNSLSSPNISDVTVATIQVGDKIKLETGVFSNQEAIVQEVSKTHYILILESLGCVLKIKYK, from the coding sequence ATGAACTGGTATGTAATATACACAAAGCCTAAATGGGAAAAGAAAGTTGCTGAAAAACTAAATCAAGTTGGCATTGAATGTTATTGTCCATTAATTACACAGGTAAAACAATGGTCAGATCGTAAGAAAAAAGTTGAAGTGCCTTTGTTTAATTCTTATGTTTTTGTTCATTTAAACGATACTGATCGTAATAGTGTTTTTCAAGTTTCAGGAGTAATAAGATATCTATTTTGGTTAGGAAAACCTGCTATAGTAAAAGATGAAGAAATTAGTGTTATTAAAAACAGCCTTTCGTCACCTAATATTAGCGATGTAACGGTTGCGACAATTCAAGTCGGAGATAAGATAAAATTAGAGACTGGGGTATTTAGTAATCAAGAGGCAATAGTTCAGGAAGTTTCAAAGACACATTATATTTTAATACTCGAATCATTAGGTTGTGTTTTGAAAATTAAATATAAGTAA
- a CDS encoding nucleotide sugar dehydrogenase gives MGNDIKIAVIGLGYVGLPLARLFATKYSVVGFDINEARIKSLNSGFDSTLEVDAETLKKVLVNSPSAEKGLYCSNLLEDISECNFFIITVPTPVDKNNRPDLTPLYKSSESVGKILKKGDIVIYESTVYPGVTEEQCVPVLEKVSGLVFNEDFFAGYSPERINPGDKEHTVEKILKVTSGSTPDIGLRVDALYKSVITAGTHLAPSIKVAEAAKVIENSQRDINIAFVNELAKIFNLMNIDTQEVLAAAATKWNFLPFKPGLVGGHCIGVDPYYLAQRAQEFGYHPEIILAGRRLNDSMGEYIASQVVKLMIKKGISVNGASLLMLGITFKENCPDVRNTKIVDVIKALTEYGMSVTIYDPLANVKEVKEEYELTTVNSIPKEKFDAIILGVAHAEFLDLNFSELQNDNSLLYDVKGVLGTIADNRL, from the coding sequence ATGGGTAACGATATAAAAATTGCCGTCATTGGTTTAGGTTATGTTGGTTTGCCTTTAGCTAGATTATTTGCTACTAAATATTCTGTTGTAGGTTTTGATATAAATGAGGCAAGAATAAAAAGTTTAAATTCTGGTTTTGATAGTACATTAGAAGTAGACGCTGAGACTCTAAAAAAAGTTTTGGTTAACAGTCCAAGTGCTGAAAAAGGTTTGTATTGTTCAAATTTATTAGAAGATATTTCCGAATGTAATTTTTTTATAATAACGGTTCCTACGCCTGTAGATAAAAATAATCGCCCAGATTTAACACCTTTATATAAATCAAGTGAATCAGTTGGTAAAATATTAAAAAAAGGTGACATTGTTATTTATGAATCAACGGTATATCCTGGAGTAACAGAAGAACAATGTGTCCCTGTTTTGGAAAAAGTTTCCGGACTTGTTTTTAATGAAGATTTTTTTGCGGGATATTCTCCTGAGAGAATAAATCCAGGTGATAAAGAACATACTGTTGAGAAGATTTTAAAAGTTACTTCTGGCTCAACTCCTGATATTGGACTTAGGGTTGATGCCTTGTATAAATCGGTTATCACAGCCGGAACTCATCTGGCACCATCAATAAAAGTAGCAGAGGCAGCTAAAGTGATAGAAAACTCTCAACGAGATATAAATATTGCTTTTGTAAATGAGTTGGCAAAGATATTCAACCTAATGAATATTGATACTCAGGAAGTATTAGCGGCAGCAGCAACAAAATGGAATTTTTTACCTTTCAAGCCTGGTTTAGTAGGTGGACACTGCATTGGTGTTGATCCTTATTATTTGGCACAAAGAGCACAGGAGTTTGGATATCATCCTGAAATAATTTTAGCGGGACGACGTTTAAATGATAGTATGGGGGAGTATATCGCTTCTCAGGTAGTAAAATTGATGATAAAAAAAGGTATATCGGTTAATGGCGCTAGCCTTTTAATGCTAGGTATAACTTTTAAGGAGAATTGTCCTGATGTAAGGAATACTAAAATTGTTGATGTGATTAAAGCATTGACGGAATATGGTATGTCGGTGACAATTTATGATCCATTAGCTAATGTTAAAGAAGTAAAAGAAGAATATGAATTAACAACAGTAAATTCAATTCCAAAAGAAAAATTTGATGCGATCATTTTGGGTGTAGCACATGCTGAGTTTTTAGATTTAAATTTTTCAGAATTACAAAATGATAATAGTTTATTATATGATGTAAAAGGAGTGTTGGGGACTATAGCTGATAACAGATTATAG
- a CDS encoding mannose-1-phosphate guanylyltransferase: MSTEKTITHVILTGGVGSRLWPLSRKSRPKQYLEIFEGKSLFEMTVDRNSHLAGKVMVVGNVDNHHLSGAVMDKTATSYINIVEATPRNTAAAIAFAAFASDPDDILIVTPSDHIIDKIEEYNNAIQEAVLKAKEGFIVTFGIIPTKPETGYGYIESKGDKVISFREKPNETTAKEFIARGNFLWNSGMFCFKAGVLLDELKQFQPDVYEKSKIVWESSKNGFLDFDLSLEIPSISIDYAVMERSKRIKVVPASFSWSDLGSFESVYDYLISKGHPIDNNGNMVIGMEKYTTFLGLKNVIFVHTDSANLILQKEDSQDVKDIYSELEKQNSDLLN; encoded by the coding sequence ATGAGTACAGAAAAAACAATTACACATGTAATCCTAACTGGAGGGGTAGGTAGTAGATTGTGGCCGCTTTCACGTAAAAGCAGACCAAAGCAGTATTTGGAGATATTTGAAGGTAAATCTTTATTTGAAATGACTGTTGATCGTAATAGTCACCTTGCTGGTAAAGTTATGGTGGTTGGAAATGTAGATAATCACCATTTAAGTGGTGCAGTGATGGATAAAACGGCGACTTCATATATCAATATAGTTGAGGCCACACCTAGGAATACTGCTGCTGCAATTGCATTTGCTGCTTTTGCATCAGATCCTGATGATATATTAATTGTAACGCCTTCTGACCATATTATAGATAAAATTGAAGAATATAATAATGCTATTCAAGAAGCTGTATTAAAAGCAAAGGAAGGTTTTATTGTGACATTTGGGATTATACCGACTAAGCCAGAAACAGGTTATGGTTATATCGAGTCTAAAGGAGACAAAGTAATTTCATTTAGAGAAAAACCAAATGAGACTACTGCAAAAGAATTTATTGCAAGAGGCAATTTTTTATGGAATAGTGGTATGTTTTGTTTCAAAGCTGGAGTTCTTTTAGACGAATTGAAACAATTTCAGCCAGATGTTTATGAAAAATCTAAGATTGTATGGGAATCTAGTAAAAATGGATTCTTAGATTTTGATTTATCGCTAGAAATTCCATCAATTAGTATTGATTATGCTGTAATGGAGCGCAGTAAAAGAATAAAAGTGGTTCCAGCGTCATTCTCATGGTCAGATTTAGGTTCTTTTGAATCGGTGTATGATTATTTAATTTCTAAAGGCCATCCCATTGATAATAATGGAAATATGGTAATTGGAATGGAAAAATATACTACTTTTTTAGGGTTAAAAAATGTTATTTTTGTTCACACAGATAGTGCTAATTTGATTTTGCAAAAAGAAGATTCACAAGATGTAAAAGACATCTATAGTGAATTAGAAAAGCAGAATTCTGATTTATTAAATTAA
- the rfbB gene encoding dTDP-glucose 4,6-dehydratase codes for MKKILITGGAGFIGSHVVRRFVNKYQEYQIFNLDALTYAGNLENIKDIENQPNYTFVKGDIVDENFINELFAIHKFDGVLHLAAESHVDRSIEDPLAFVKTNVIGTMNLLNAAKNQWKDNFEGKRFYHISTDEVYGSLGAEGLFTETTSYDPNSPYSASKASSDHFVRAYGETYSLPYVLTNCSNNYGSFHFPEKLIPLFINNIINNKPLPVYGDGNYTRDWLFVEDHAIAIDLVFHEGKNHETYNIGGFNEWKNIDLVKLLCQIMDEKLGRESGTSAKLITYVKDRPGHDLRYAIDASKINKELGWKPSVTFEEGLEKTINWYLNNEEWLQNVTSGSYKDYYQKQYS; via the coding sequence ATGAAAAAAATTCTTATAACTGGAGGAGCAGGTTTTATTGGTTCGCACGTAGTTAGGCGTTTTGTTAATAAATATCAAGAGTATCAAATTTTTAATTTAGATGCTCTGACTTATGCTGGAAATCTTGAAAATATTAAAGATATAGAAAATCAGCCCAACTATACTTTTGTAAAAGGAGATATTGTAGATGAAAACTTTATAAACGAACTTTTTGCTATTCATAAGTTTGATGGAGTGTTGCATTTAGCTGCAGAGTCTCATGTTGACCGTTCTATTGAAGACCCTTTAGCATTTGTAAAGACTAATGTCATTGGAACAATGAATTTGTTAAATGCTGCTAAAAACCAATGGAAAGATAATTTTGAAGGAAAAAGATTCTATCATATCAGTACAGATGAAGTTTATGGTTCATTAGGAGCAGAAGGATTATTTACTGAAACAACTTCCTATGATCCTAATTCTCCTTATTCTGCTTCAAAAGCCAGTTCTGATCATTTTGTGAGAGCATATGGTGAAACTTATAGTTTACCTTATGTTTTAACTAATTGTTCAAACAATTATGGATCATTTCATTTTCCCGAAAAATTAATTCCGCTTTTTATTAATAATATTATCAATAATAAACCTTTGCCGGTTTATGGAGATGGAAATTATACAAGGGATTGGCTTTTTGTTGAAGATCATGCTATTGCAATAGACTTAGTTTTTCATGAAGGAAAAAATCATGAAACATATAATATTGGGGGCTTCAACGAATGGAAAAATATTGATTTGGTTAAATTATTATGCCAAATTATGGATGAAAAATTAGGAAGAGAAAGTGGGACTTCTGCAAAACTAATTACATATGTAAAAGACAGGCCGGGTCATGATTTGCGTTATGCAATTGATGCTTCAAAAATTAATAAAGAGTTAGGATGGAAACCATCTGTTACTTTTGAAGAAGGTTTAGAAAAAACGATTAATTGGTATCTGAATAACGAAGAATGGTTGCAAAATGTAACATCAGGTTCTTACAAAGATTATTATCAAAAACAATATTCATAA
- a CDS encoding SLBB domain-containing protein, producing the protein MKKIIYVLTLFCILLMSFNANAQDIIKSKDLSTVKVDYLSDDEIAKIISQLKSNNATINDVESMALSKGMSQNEFDKLRIRVTEYEKKNSKDKDKKDKDKKKDDKSKEIDKDSEFGRKQEKIKNEKIKDSLNALIFGSELFDNPTLNFEPDLKMATPINYVLGPGDKLEVSIYGVQQFEDTVPVNFEGKISIANVGQIAVAGMSIEAASQKIRAAIARVYSTVRSGQSQVSVSLSDIRTIKVTIVGGKQPGNYSISSLASVYNALHLAGGPGKNGSYRNIELIRNNKVYKNIDIYKFLVKGDQSDNVNLRDNDVIRIPAYTQRVVVEGEVKRPGIFEMKKGETFTDLLSFASGFNEFAYTASVNVMQKTGKEFKVHDINESEYNSYLPQSGDVFRVTKILNRFENRIKIEGAVFRPDYYSYNDGMRISDLITRAEGLKEDAYTKRARIIRLKTDLTTEIVNVDLGNALSGDLNADIELKREDIITVYSILDFREEYKITIDGEVKNPGEYEYFENLTLNDLVVQVGGLTGSASKRVEIARMVKSDVIDDADPKRIELVELEITADNNEQIKNFVLKPFDVINIRKMAVYEKPEMVKVSGAVTYPGKYVLANKKETVYNVVMRAGGLTSIANLDGMKIKRPIKEEQIKQLENINLNLDKKNDEDEELSKSKQEGLNLKQKDTLSSKLSKKLRDELKYATIPVNWEKIVKDKNHYSNVTLFPGDEIEVAVYNEGVKVTGNVLLTSEIPYRSGKGFKYYINSVGGVDSKGWKKKAYIIYPNGKASVTQSFLFFRSYPRVEPDSQIVVPEKPETKKMSTGEWVSIGSVLTSLALLIVTAFK; encoded by the coding sequence ATGAAAAAGATAATATATGTTCTTACTCTGTTTTGTATTTTGCTAATGTCTTTTAATGCAAATGCTCAGGATATTATAAAGTCTAAAGATTTAAGCACTGTAAAAGTTGATTATTTATCAGATGATGAAATTGCTAAAATAATTTCTCAATTAAAAAGTAATAATGCGACAATAAATGATGTTGAATCTATGGCTTTGTCAAAAGGGATGAGTCAAAACGAATTTGATAAATTAAGAATTCGGGTAACAGAATATGAAAAGAAGAACTCGAAGGATAAGGACAAAAAAGATAAGGATAAAAAGAAAGATGATAAATCAAAAGAGATAGATAAAGATTCTGAGTTTGGAAGAAAACAGGAAAAAATTAAAAATGAAAAAATAAAGGATTCCTTAAATGCTTTGATTTTTGGCTCTGAATTGTTTGATAATCCTACTTTGAATTTTGAACCAGATCTAAAAATGGCAACGCCAATAAATTATGTTCTGGGGCCAGGAGATAAATTAGAAGTTAGTATATATGGTGTTCAGCAATTTGAGGATACTGTACCTGTAAATTTTGAAGGTAAAATTTCAATTGCAAATGTTGGACAAATTGCGGTAGCAGGAATGTCTATCGAGGCAGCTTCACAAAAAATAAGAGCGGCAATTGCCAGAGTTTACAGTACTGTTAGATCTGGACAATCTCAGGTTAGTGTTAGTTTAAGTGATATTAGAACTATTAAAGTGACCATTGTAGGCGGTAAACAACCTGGGAATTATTCTATTTCATCTTTGGCTTCTGTTTATAATGCGTTGCATTTAGCAGGTGGTCCTGGAAAAAATGGTAGCTACAGAAATATAGAATTAATTAGAAATAATAAGGTTTATAAAAATATTGATATCTATAAGTTTTTAGTAAAAGGAGATCAATCAGATAATGTAAATTTAAGAGATAATGATGTAATCCGAATTCCTGCTTATACTCAGAGGGTTGTAGTAGAAGGGGAAGTAAAACGTCCTGGTATTTTTGAAATGAAAAAAGGAGAGACATTTACAGATCTATTGTCTTTTGCTTCAGGATTTAACGAATTTGCATATACAGCATCTGTGAATGTGATGCAAAAAACAGGAAAAGAGTTTAAGGTACATGATATCAATGAAAGTGAATATAATTCATATTTGCCACAATCTGGGGATGTTTTCAGAGTAACTAAAATTTTAAATCGATTTGAAAATCGTATTAAAATTGAAGGAGCAGTTTTCAGACCAGATTATTATTCTTATAATGATGGTATGAGAATCTCAGATCTTATTACCAGAGCCGAAGGATTAAAAGAAGATGCTTATACAAAAAGAGCAAGAATTATTCGCTTAAAGACTGATTTAACGACTGAAATTGTCAATGTAGATTTAGGAAATGCTTTGTCTGGGGATTTAAATGCTGATATTGAATTAAAACGAGAAGATATTATTACGGTTTATTCGATTCTTGATTTTAGAGAAGAATATAAAATTACTATTGATGGAGAGGTTAAAAATCCTGGGGAATATGAGTATTTTGAAAATTTAACTTTAAATGATTTAGTTGTTCAGGTAGGTGGACTGACAGGTTCTGCGTCAAAAAGAGTAGAAATTGCAAGAATGGTAAAATCAGATGTAATTGATGATGCTGATCCAAAACGTATAGAATTGGTTGAACTTGAAATTACTGCTGATAACAATGAACAAATTAAAAATTTTGTATTAAAACCGTTTGATGTGATTAATATCCGTAAAATGGCAGTTTATGAAAAGCCAGAAATGGTAAAAGTTAGCGGAGCAGTAACTTATCCAGGTAAATATGTTTTAGCTAATAAAAAAGAAACAGTTTATAATGTTGTAATGCGAGCAGGAGGGTTAACATCTATTGCCAATCTGGATGGTATGAAAATAAAAAGACCAATTAAAGAGGAGCAGATTAAACAATTAGAAAATATAAATCTTAATCTTGATAAAAAAAATGATGAAGACGAAGAATTGTCAAAATCAAAGCAAGAGGGTTTGAATTTAAAACAAAAAGATACACTTAGTTCTAAGTTGTCAAAAAAACTTAGAGATGAACTAAAATATGCTACAATTCCAGTTAATTGGGAAAAAATTGTAAAAGATAAAAATCACTATTCTAATGTTACCTTATTTCCTGGAGATGAGATCGAGGTAGCGGTTTATAACGAAGGTGTTAAAGTTACTGGAAATGTCTTGCTTACTTCCGAAATTCCATATAGAAGCGGAAAAGGATTTAAATATTATATAAATTCTGTTGGAGGTGTAGATAGTAAGGGGTGGAAGAAAAAAGCCTATATTATTTATCCAAACGGAAAAGCATCTGTAACTCAGTCATTTTTGTTTTTTAGATCATATCCAAGGGTGGAGCCTGATTCACAGATAGTTGTTCCGGAAAAACCTGAGACAAAAAAAATGAGTACTGGAGAATGGGTTAGTATAGGAAGTGTACTTACTAGTTTGGCATTATTAATAGTTACAGCATTTAAATAA
- a CDS encoding Wzz/FepE/Etk N-terminal domain-containing protein, whose amino-acid sequence MEKKTIENDEVSLKELIIEVKAWYAYLLSQWKIIMLAGLIGAVSGLTYSLIKKPIYTATLSFALEDEKGGGGIGGALGLASSFGFDLGGSGGGIFTGSNLTELFKSRSMVEKTLLSPVTLNGKVISLAEMYIQNNNWRKGWNDNQQFASIKFLPYANREKFTRAQDSIMGVIYRNLSQGGLTVAQKDKKISIVNIDVTSTNELFAKYFCEALAKQVSDFYVSTKSKKARINMSILQYQTDSIRRELNGSITGVAIANDNTFNLNPALNVHRAPSARRQVDVQANTAILTELVKQTELAKVTLRKETPLIQEIDRPILPLKMERVGKAKGLTIGAFLGGFLIVLVLIVKKLLKGLS is encoded by the coding sequence ATGGAAAAGAAAACTATTGAAAACGATGAGGTATCGTTAAAAGAACTAATAATAGAAGTAAAAGCATGGTATGCTTATTTATTGTCTCAATGGAAAATTATTATGTTAGCTGGATTAATTGGAGCGGTTTCAGGTTTAACATATTCACTTATTAAAAAACCTATTTATACTGCTACTTTATCTTTTGCCTTAGAAGATGAAAAAGGTGGAGGAGGCATTGGAGGAGCATTAGGATTGGCTAGCTCTTTTGGATTTGATTTAGGGGGGAGTGGAGGAGGAATATTTACTGGTTCAAACTTAACTGAACTATTTAAATCTAGATCAATGGTTGAAAAGACTCTTTTATCACCAGTTACTTTAAATGGAAAAGTAATCTCATTAGCCGAAATGTATATTCAAAATAACAACTGGCGTAAAGGTTGGAATGATAATCAACAATTCGCATCTATTAAATTTTTGCCTTATGCAAATCGTGAAAAATTCACTCGTGCACAAGATAGTATTATGGGAGTTATTTATAGAAATCTCTCTCAAGGAGGACTAACAGTTGCACAAAAAGATAAAAAGATATCAATTGTTAATATTGATGTTACTTCTACAAATGAGCTTTTTGCTAAATATTTTTGTGAGGCATTAGCAAAACAAGTTTCAGATTTTTATGTAAGTACAAAAAGTAAGAAAGCAAGAATCAATATGTCTATTTTACAATACCAAACAGATTCAATTCGTAGAGAGCTTAATGGCTCTATTACAGGTGTAGCTATTGCCAATGATAATACATTTAACTTAAACCCCGCGTTAAATGTACATAGGGCGCCATCTGCAAGGAGACAAGTAGATGTTCAGGCTAATACAGCTATACTTACTGAACTTGTAAAACAAACTGAATTGGCTAAAGTTACACTACGAAAAGAAACACCTCTTATTCAGGAAATAGATAGGCCAATTTTGCCTTTAAAAATGGAACGTGTAGGAAAGGCTAAAGGATTAACAATAGGGGCTTTTTTAGGTGGTTTTTTAATTGTTTTAGTGTTAATTGTTAAAAAATTACTAAAAGGTTTGAGCTAA
- the pseB gene encoding UDP-N-acetylglucosamine 4,6-dehydratase (inverting), whose product MDLVNKTILITGGTGSLGKSLTSHIFEHYPKVKKLIIFSRDEQKQFQMAQEYPEKDYPQIRFFLGDVRDQERLMRAFQGVDIVIHAAAMKHVHLAEYNPDECIKTNIGGAQNVIHAALETGVQDVVALSTDKACAPINLYGATKLTSDKLFVAANNIKGRNPIKFSVVRYGNVMGSNGSVIPFFMKKKSEGVLPITDASMTRFNISLQGGVDMVMHAIKHAWGGEIFIPKIPSYKITDVAEAIAPECKLNIIGIRPGEKIHEEMITSSDSYNTFDLGKYFTILPSVPNFDLDKFITFFDAQKVEEGFNYNSGTNTEWETVEGLRELIKEHVDATFN is encoded by the coding sequence ATGGATCTTGTAAATAAAACAATATTAATAACAGGTGGTACAGGCTCTTTAGGAAAATCACTGACTTCACATATTTTTGAGCATTACCCAAAAGTGAAGAAATTAATAATTTTTTCGAGAGATGAACAGAAACAATTTCAGATGGCTCAGGAATATCCTGAGAAGGACTATCCCCAGATTAGATTTTTCTTAGGAGATGTTCGTGACCAAGAAAGGCTTATGAGAGCTTTTCAAGGAGTTGATATTGTAATTCACGCTGCTGCTATGAAGCATGTTCACTTAGCAGAATATAATCCGGATGAGTGTATTAAAACAAATATTGGAGGAGCTCAAAATGTTATACATGCTGCCCTTGAAACAGGTGTTCAGGATGTTGTGGCCTTATCGACAGATAAAGCTTGCGCACCTATTAACTTATATGGGGCTACAAAACTTACATCGGATAAATTGTTTGTCGCTGCTAATAATATAAAAGGTAGAAATCCAATTAAATTTTCGGTTGTAAGATATGGTAACGTGATGGGATCTAATGGTTCTGTAATTCCATTCTTCATGAAAAAGAAATCAGAGGGGGTACTTCCTATTACTGATGCTTCTATGACCAGATTTAATATATCGCTGCAGGGCGGTGTAGATATGGTTATGCATGCAATTAAACATGCATGGGGTGGTGAAATATTCATACCAAAAATTCCTTCATACAAAATTACTGATGTAGCAGAGGCAATTGCTCCTGAATGCAAATTGAATATTATAGGAATCAGACCAGGAGAAAAAATCCACGAAGAGATGATCACTTCATCAGATTCATATAATACATTCGATTTAGGGAAGTATTTTACTATACTTCCATCAGTGCCTAATTTTGACCTTGATAAATTTATCACCTTCTTCGATGCTCAAAAAGTAGAAGAGGGGTTTAATTATAACTCAGGTACTAATACTGAATGGGAAACTGTAGAAGGTTTAAGGGAACTTATAAAAGAACACGTAGATGCAACATTTAACTAA
- the pseC gene encoding UDP-4-amino-4,6-dideoxy-N-acetyl-beta-L-altrosamine transaminase, with amino-acid sequence MQHLTKEGKAIPYGRQNITQEDIDAVISALQSDYLTQGPRIAEFEAAFAKYIGCKYAVALSNGTAALHLCALALDVKEGDKVITTPITFAASANCIKYCGGDVVFADIDPSTYLLDINNVRRLLEESPKGTYKGIIPVDFAGKAIDLEAFRKLADEYGLWIIEDACHAPGGYFTDKTGKQQNCGNGNFADLAIFSFHPVKHIACGEGGMITTNNEALYNKLLMLRTHGITKSDSDYTNSIAFAAGTPEAENYPGWYMEMQTLGYNYRLTDFQAALGITQLKKADEGINKRREIAAIYNDAFADKLYIKGQSGVVEGHAYHLYVIEVEDRLGLYNFLRENKIFAQIHYIPCHLMPYYRLQGWNEGDMVIAEEYYKNCISLPMYPTLTVEEQEFVIQIISSYYERK; translated from the coding sequence ATGCAACATTTAACTAAAGAGGGAAAGGCAATACCATATGGTCGCCAAAATATAACTCAGGAAGATATTGATGCAGTTATCTCGGCATTACAGTCTGACTACTTAACTCAAGGTCCTAGAATTGCCGAATTTGAGGCTGCTTTTGCAAAGTATATTGGTTGTAAATATGCCGTAGCTTTATCTAACGGTACAGCTGCTCTGCATCTGTGTGCGCTTGCCCTTGATGTAAAAGAAGGTGATAAAGTAATTACTACACCAATAACTTTTGCAGCATCTGCCAATTGTATAAAGTATTGTGGTGGTGATGTAGTATTTGCTGACATAGATCCTTCTACTTATCTATTAGATATAAATAATGTACGACGTTTACTTGAGGAATCTCCTAAAGGGACTTATAAAGGTATTATTCCGGTAGACTTTGCAGGTAAAGCTATTGATCTTGAGGCTTTCAGAAAACTTGCCGATGAATATGGGCTTTGGATTATTGAAGATGCCTGTCATGCGCCAGGAGGCTATTTTACTGATAAGACTGGAAAACAGCAAAATTGCGGTAATGGAAATTTTGCTGATCTAGCGATATTTTCTTTTCACCCAGTAAAACACATTGCTTGTGGTGAAGGTGGTATGATAACAACTAATAATGAAGCATTGTACAATAAGCTATTAATGCTACGTACACACGGTATTACTAAGAGTGATTCTGATTATACCAACAGTATTGCTTTTGCTGCAGGTACACCTGAGGCGGAAAATTATCCTGGTTGGTATATGGAAATGCAGACGCTTGGGTATAACTACAGATTAACTGATTTTCAGGCGGCTCTAGGAATAACACAATTGAAAAAGGCAGATGAAGGAATTAATAAAAGAAGGGAAATAGCTGCAATCTATAATGATGCCTTTGCTGATAAATTATACATTAAAGGCCAATCGGGTGTTGTAGAAGGACATGCTTACCACCTTTATGTTATAGAGGTAGAAGATAGGCTTGGCTTGTATAACTTCTTAAGGGAAAATAAGATTTTTGCCCAAATACATTATATCCCATGCCACCTTATGCCTTATTACAGACTTCAGGGTTGGAATGAGGGCGATATGGTAATAGCTGAAGAATATTATAAAAACTGTATAAGCTTACCAATGTATCCAACATTAACAGTAGAAGAACAAGAATTTGTTATTCAAATTATAAGTTCTTATTATGAAAGAAAATAA
- a CDS encoding class I SAM-dependent methyltransferase codes for MKENNQKESFLAYEANAWFDRNRAIIKKYDSNKDRVITLIDEYNLNPKKVLEIGSSAGYRINALKSRYKECEVYGIDPSEKAIEYGRRHFSDVNFIHGTADNLESLENHSIDIVIVGFVFYVIDRDILFKVISEIDRVLKNGGILIIVDFFSEKSLKNVYEHINEFTAFSFKQNYEEIFTSSKLYYLLDKSTWNHTEKVLDATDNYYDKYSISLLKKDTVASYR; via the coding sequence ATGAAAGAAAATAATCAGAAAGAATCTTTTCTTGCCTACGAAGCTAATGCTTGGTTTGATAGAAATCGAGCAATAATAAAGAAGTATGACTCTAACAAAGACAGAGTCATTACGTTGATCGATGAGTATAATCTGAATCCAAAAAAAGTTCTCGAAATTGGATCTTCTGCTGGATATAGAATTAATGCCTTAAAATCTAGATACAAAGAATGTGAGGTTTATGGTATTGATCCTTCTGAGAAAGCTATAGAATATGGGAGAAGACATTTTTCTGATGTGAATTTTATACACGGAACAGCAGATAATTTAGAGAGTTTAGAAAATCACTCTATTGATATTGTTATTGTTGGTTTTGTTTTTTATGTTATTGATAGGGATATTTTATTTAAAGTTATATCCGAAATCGATAGGGTTCTAAAAAATGGAGGTATATTAATTATTGTTGATTTTTTCTCAGAAAAGTCATTGAAGAATGTTTACGAACATATTAATGAATTTACTGCATTCTCATTTAAACAGAATTATGAAGAAATTTTCACATCGTCTAAATTATACTATCTCTTAGATAAGTCGACTTGGAATCATACTGAAAAAGTACTTGATGCAACCGACAATTATTATGATAAATACAGTATTTCACTCCTTAAGAAAGATACTGTCGCAAGTTACAGGTAA